The Calonectris borealis chromosome 13, bCalBor7.hap1.2, whole genome shotgun sequence genome contains a region encoding:
- the COMMD5 gene encoding LOW QUALITY PROTEIN: COMM domain-containing protein 5 (The sequence of the model RefSeq protein was modified relative to this genomic sequence to represent the inferred CDS: deleted 3 bases in 2 codons), with the protein MAAGAGTAPAQPGGAGRGRAPHARSGRAAGAAMSCRSRDAPQSRGPARRAPSGAGPPRRDSTAPPAAAEGGWRPTRARPQHAPPPSAPRVGRCVVSGRRGRAAMAAAVGKAAGAAYGHGESGGGRGGGFLGPRVPAEVEAMARGVQDVGKETFRRLLKVTVNALEGKDCKESVKLIAESTNLSEEQLAFLISGMYTLLREALRLPLSTFKQEVFKEDLKELRIPEDFIVDFSSIVFGNRRPPSEGTALIQGSRLPSVQDFKWRVDVAISTSSLARALQPSILMMMKLSDGTAHRFEVPVAKFQELRYNVALILKEMNDLEKRSILKIQD; encoded by the exons ATGGCGGCGGGAGCGGGAACGGCTCCGgcgcagcccggcggc gcggggagggggcgagcgCCTCACGCACGCAGCGGCCGAGCCGCAGGCGCCGCCATGAGCTGCCGGTCCCGGGATGCGCCTCAGTCTCGCGGACCGGCGCGGCGGGCTCCTTCCGGCGCCGGCCCTCCTCGCCGGGACAGCACAGCGCCCCCTGCCGCGGCGGAGGGGGGATGGCGGCCCACGCGTGCCCGCCCCCAGCACGCGCCCCCGCCCTCCGCCCCGCGCGTGGGGCGGTGCGTC GTCAGCGGCAGGCGGGGCCGCGCTgccatggcggcggcggtgggcAAGGCCGCGGGGGCGGCCTACGGGCACGGCGAgagcggcgggggccgcggcggcggcttcCTGGGGCCGCGGGTGCCGGCCGAGGTGGAGGCCATGGCCCGCGGCGTGCAGGACGTGGGCAAGGAGACCTTCCGGCGGCTCCTCAAAG TCACTGTTAATGCATTGGAAGGAAAAGACTGCAAGGAATCTGTCAAGCTGATTGCAGAAAGCACTAATCTCTCAGAAGAGCAGCTTGCTTTCCTCATTTCTGGCATGTATACCCTTCTCCGAGAAGCATTGAGACTCCCCTTATCAACTTTCAAACAAGAA GTTTTTAAGGAAGACCTAAAGGAGCTCAG GATACCAGAAGATTTCATCGTGGACTTTTCCAGTATAGTCTTTGGTAACAG GCGTCCTCCTTCCGAAGGCACAGCTTTGATACAAGGAAGTAGGCTGCCAAGTGTCCAGGACTTCAAGTGGAGAGTGGACGTAGCTATATCCACAAG TTCACTGGCCCGTGCACTTCAACCATCCATTCTAATGATGATGAAGCTTTCAGATGGGACAGCTCACCGCTTTGAA GTGCCAGTTGCAAAGTTTCAAGAACTGAGATACAATGTTGCCCTTATACTGAAGGAAATGAATGATTTGGAGAAAAGGAGCATACTGAAGATCCAGGACTGA